In Sphingomonas phyllosphaerae, one DNA window encodes the following:
- a CDS encoding TonB-dependent receptor encodes MMKRRGTWLAAVSLMAVAAPAGAQTQSIDRSDSVTSQSDRTPAPVRDTDPQGVDANATSQADANAAGDIIVTGIRQSYANALATKREAVGVTDGISADGIGRFPDLNVGEALQRIPGVQINREADSRDATINLRGLPGTYARTTFNGNAFADPVLDGSSPLGAFESDVFSAFVIIKSPSAADQPGGISGNVDLQTQRALARKDGALSAKLMGVYEETTKTFNPAGSASWSKHFLDDTLGFYVTGAWSQQNFRRDSISFNQYTPLSKTTTPDYATRYGTGNVLFPSDVRQFTKTNKGDRYTIASGAEWAATDRLTFGLNGIYTQRNYRDATTLLSEYDMRAGQTVVNPTGDTFKLADGNTYINKYDYRNARVFGSSRSEPSMVRALGLYGDVGYKDDDWRLLTTFSFSNARNSVVQTQFDYRKLPSDAGNGTSGSIASGGANISDFLATVSPSPALTFTPGPWTTISANELRNPQGDVFIVAGSEGIATNRLYAGQSDIERYFSSDIIKSFQAGVRAERTEFSSQQYRSTVYGVQSQNISSALIVPAPFNDNFFGGKVDGFNRNWQVIDIAAANAALKPVTVGPGQTLTANGYINNTSDGGVGQLNFALNNDVISAYGMAKLETQLGGIRVRGNVGLRYEHTRSETISTQYLAGVPSTVRQTQDYGEWLPSALIAADLTDKLVLRGAYYRSFVRPQPRQVSPATVISGSGALYNVSLGNTEIEPFTADSVDVSLEFYNRPGGNISVAAFQKRISGLIGPITDRSQLCPANGGSFGLGPLQLVGDTCQSTTRVFNGQPVQVIVSGNANAASPITVRGIEFSIQQNLDFLPGVLSGLGGAFNYSFTDVSGRASNGTDAILPGVSRHTANLIGYYETKLFGVRVTYNYRSKYDLPAGGTFAGAARQVKERGQLDASASLNISETISLTADAFNLTNAERIEYQNSPLMPRRADFDGRTYQVGVRVAF; translated from the coding sequence ATGATGAAGCGTCGTGGTACGTGGCTTGCGGCAGTTTCGCTGATGGCAGTCGCCGCGCCGGCGGGCGCGCAGACCCAGTCGATCGATCGCTCCGATTCCGTGACATCGCAGTCCGATCGCACCCCTGCCCCGGTGCGTGACACCGATCCGCAAGGCGTGGACGCGAACGCCACTTCGCAGGCGGACGCCAACGCGGCCGGCGACATCATCGTCACCGGCATCCGCCAGAGCTATGCCAATGCGCTGGCCACGAAGCGCGAAGCGGTCGGCGTGACCGACGGCATTTCGGCCGACGGCATCGGTCGGTTCCCGGATCTGAACGTCGGCGAAGCGTTGCAGCGCATCCCCGGCGTCCAGATCAACCGCGAGGCGGACAGCCGTGATGCGACGATCAACCTGCGTGGCCTGCCCGGCACCTATGCGCGCACGACGTTCAACGGCAATGCGTTCGCCGATCCGGTGCTGGACGGCTCGAGCCCGCTCGGCGCGTTCGAATCCGACGTGTTCAGCGCGTTCGTCATCATCAAGTCGCCGTCGGCCGCCGACCAGCCGGGCGGGATCAGCGGCAATGTCGACCTCCAGACGCAGCGCGCGCTGGCGCGCAAGGACGGCGCCCTCTCCGCCAAGCTCATGGGCGTATATGAAGAGACGACGAAGACGTTCAACCCGGCGGGCAGCGCGTCCTGGTCGAAACATTTTCTGGACGACACGCTCGGCTTCTATGTGACGGGTGCGTGGTCGCAGCAGAATTTTCGCCGCGATTCGATCAGCTTCAACCAATATACGCCGCTATCGAAGACGACGACGCCCGATTATGCGACGCGTTACGGCACCGGCAACGTACTCTTTCCTTCCGACGTGCGTCAGTTCACCAAGACCAACAAGGGTGATCGCTACACAATCGCGTCGGGCGCGGAATGGGCGGCGACCGACAGGCTAACCTTCGGCCTGAACGGCATCTACACGCAGCGCAATTATCGCGACGCAACGACTTTGCTGAGCGAATATGACATGCGCGCCGGCCAGACGGTGGTCAATCCGACCGGCGACACGTTCAAGCTGGCCGATGGCAACACCTACATCAACAAATACGATTATCGGAACGCCCGCGTGTTCGGATCGAGCCGGTCGGAGCCGTCGATGGTCCGCGCGCTCGGGCTTTATGGCGACGTCGGCTATAAGGATGACGACTGGCGGCTGCTGACCACCTTCTCCTTCTCCAATGCGCGCAACTCGGTGGTCCAGACGCAGTTCGACTATCGCAAGCTGCCCAGCGACGCCGGCAATGGAACCAGCGGATCGATCGCCTCGGGCGGCGCCAACATCAGCGACTTCCTCGCGACCGTCTCGCCCAGTCCGGCGCTGACCTTCACGCCGGGGCCGTGGACGACGATCAGCGCGAACGAGCTGCGCAACCCGCAGGGCGACGTGTTCATCGTGGCGGGTAGCGAAGGGATCGCGACGAACCGCCTTTATGCCGGCCAGTCGGACATCGAACGCTATTTTTCCAGCGACATCATCAAGAGCTTCCAGGCCGGCGTGCGCGCCGAGCGGACGGAATTCAGTTCGCAGCAATATCGCTCGACCGTCTATGGCGTGCAGAGCCAGAACATCAGTTCCGCGCTGATCGTACCGGCGCCGTTCAATGACAATTTCTTCGGCGGCAAGGTCGACGGGTTCAACCGCAACTGGCAGGTGATCGACATCGCCGCCGCCAATGCGGCGCTCAAGCCGGTAACGGTCGGCCCTGGCCAGACGCTGACCGCCAACGGCTATATCAACAACACCTCCGATGGCGGCGTCGGGCAGCTCAATTTCGCGCTGAACAACGATGTGATCTCGGCCTATGGCATGGCTAAGCTGGAGACGCAGCTGGGCGGCATCCGGGTGCGCGGCAACGTCGGCCTGCGCTATGAACACACGCGCAGCGAAACGATATCGACCCAGTATCTGGCGGGCGTTCCCTCGACGGTCCGGCAAACGCAGGACTATGGCGAGTGGCTGCCGTCGGCGTTGATCGCAGCGGACCTGACCGACAAGCTGGTCCTGCGCGGCGCCTATTACCGCTCGTTCGTTCGCCCGCAACCGCGGCAGGTGTCGCCCGCCACGGTGATCTCGGGCAGCGGCGCGCTCTATAACGTGTCGTTGGGCAATACCGAGATCGAGCCGTTCACCGCGGACTCGGTCGACGTGTCGCTGGAATTCTATAACCGGCCGGGCGGCAACATCTCGGTCGCGGCGTTCCAGAAGCGGATCTCCGGGCTGATCGGCCCGATCACCGATCGGTCGCAGCTGTGTCCGGCGAACGGCGGGTCGTTCGGCCTCGGCCCGCTGCAACTGGTCGGCGACACCTGTCAGTCGACGACGCGGGTGTTCAACGGGCAGCCGGTGCAGGTGATCGTCTCGGGCAACGCCAACGCCGCCAGCCCGATCACCGTGCGCGGCATCGAATTCTCGATCCAGCAGAACCTCGACTTCCTGCCCGGCGTGCTGTCGGGGCTGGGCGGCGCGTTCAACTATTCGTTCACCGACGTCAGCGGCCGGGCGAGCAACGGCACCGATGCGATCCTGCCCGGCGTCTCGCGACATACGGCGAACCTGATCGGCTATTACGAGACCAAGCTGTTCGGCGTTCGCGTGACATACAATTACCGCAGCAAATATGATCTGCCCGCAGGCGGCACCTTCGCCGGCGCGGCGCGGCAGGTGAAGGAGCGTGGGCAGCTGGACGCTTCGGCCTCGCTCAACATTTCGGAAACCATCTCGCTGACTGCGGACGCCTTCAACCTGACCAATGCCGAGCGGATCGAATATCAGAATTCGCCGCTGATGCCCCGCCGCGCCGACTTCGACGGGCGGACGTATCAGGTCGGCGTCCGCGTTGCCTTCTGA
- a CDS encoding TonB-dependent receptor, giving the protein MNANAVAETGIPLADTPQQPQAPSEVSNPDDIVVTGIRSSLRSSVATKRNAENIVDSISAEDTGKFPDNNVAESLQRITGVAIDRSGGEGQFITVRGLGPEFNTELVNGRIMATDNDGREFSFDVLSSNMIQRTDVYKSSLPQLQEGGIGATVNVVTARPLDGKSGLHVAAAAGGIYDGLAKKLSPDVSGVISWTNEDKTFGALLSASYTDRKSQRDFVDLNGWIYGPEGVINGTASSTGLGASSLITRDGIHTPRNLNFNREANDRERINLSGSIQSQINDNLLLTVDGLYSRFNVTSTNRFFGIFYTPRFIGVTTDANGTVTGFNRPGSQFLAANPALTDPSLKDDRVTLSQNDNIVTGQQRKTESFQIGTNLAWDVSDRIQLKFDASATQATRNQPRYFLVVGSLAQTSPRFDLTPENDLPTASNLGPITDASLMRAHYGLNEFVRVKDKGVELHADGTYKIDNGIVKSLMFGAAYNQRRKTRTLADNSDSVCTYCGYDVPIPANLVTPYTLDGFLSKASGSENIPRSFFTFDPAAVFAYISQPSVLATPRQGRTAAEQAAEAARVQALAGGPYGLRNRPAQTLDVQEKVVAGYVNANFGGDNWSGNVGARFIDTRVTSRGFGQQVVSIFVNPGDDNLKFTFGAPQAIKVDNHYSDLLPSAYLKYDLTSRMFLRAAVSKTVTRPTLTSLGVDNSYSGRITAATSGGGNPLLKPFCSTNYDLSYEYYLNDISYVSMSGFYKQVSDFLESQTLPVAFAGYTFQDTRTRNGQSGSIAGVDIGGQYAFDKLPGALSGFGNAGNYTYVTSSVSRSSGTSDTQCGYNDLLPHSANGSVFYQKFGLQARVSYSWRSSSLRQCFGAASRSENRAAYGQLDASLAYDITPEVQVYAQGVNLTSAYVHDYSVLEERFLLLQNTGARYLFGVRARF; this is encoded by the coding sequence TTGAACGCAAATGCTGTCGCTGAGACGGGAATACCGCTGGCAGACACGCCGCAACAGCCGCAAGCGCCATCGGAGGTCAGCAACCCCGACGACATCGTCGTCACCGGTATTCGCAGCAGTCTCCGCTCCTCCGTCGCGACCAAGCGCAACGCCGAAAACATCGTCGATTCCATCTCCGCCGAAGACACCGGCAAGTTCCCGGACAATAACGTAGCCGAATCGCTCCAGCGGATCACCGGCGTCGCGATCGACCGGTCGGGTGGTGAAGGACAGTTCATCACGGTTCGCGGTCTCGGCCCGGAGTTCAACACCGAGCTCGTCAACGGCCGCATCATGGCGACCGACAATGACGGACGCGAATTCTCGTTCGACGTCCTGTCGTCGAACATGATCCAGCGCACCGACGTCTATAAATCGTCGCTGCCGCAATTGCAGGAAGGCGGCATCGGCGCGACCGTCAACGTCGTCACCGCGCGACCGCTCGACGGCAAGTCGGGCCTGCACGTCGCGGCGGCGGCCGGCGGCATCTATGACGGACTTGCCAAGAAGCTGAGCCCGGACGTGTCGGGCGTCATCAGCTGGACGAACGAGGACAAGACGTTCGGCGCGTTGCTGTCGGCGTCCTATACTGACCGCAAGAGCCAGCGCGACTTCGTCGATCTCAACGGCTGGATCTACGGCCCGGAAGGGGTGATCAACGGTACGGCCAGTTCGACAGGGCTGGGTGCGTCGTCGCTCATCACGCGCGACGGCATCCACACCCCGCGCAACCTGAACTTCAACCGCGAAGCCAACGACCGCGAACGCATCAACCTGTCGGGCTCGATCCAGTCGCAGATCAACGACAACCTGCTGCTGACCGTCGACGGGCTCTATTCGCGATTCAACGTCACCAGCACGAACCGCTTCTTCGGCATCTTCTACACGCCGCGCTTCATCGGCGTGACCACCGATGCCAACGGCACCGTCACCGGCTTCAACCGCCCCGGTTCGCAGTTCCTCGCGGCGAATCCGGCGCTGACCGATCCGTCGTTGAAGGACGATCGCGTGACGCTGTCGCAGAACGACAACATCGTCACCGGGCAACAGCGCAAGACCGAGAGCTTCCAGATCGGGACCAACCTGGCCTGGGACGTCAGCGACCGGATTCAGCTGAAGTTCGACGCCTCCGCGACGCAGGCCACCCGCAACCAGCCGCGCTACTTCCTGGTCGTCGGCTCACTTGCGCAGACCTCGCCGCGGTTCGACCTCACGCCCGAGAATGATCTGCCGACCGCATCGAACCTCGGCCCGATCACCGACGCCAGCCTGATGCGGGCGCACTACGGCCTGAACGAATTCGTTCGCGTCAAGGACAAGGGCGTCGAACTCCACGCCGACGGCACGTACAAGATCGACAATGGAATCGTTAAATCGCTGATGTTCGGCGCCGCCTACAATCAGCGCCGCAAGACCCGCACATTGGCCGACAATTCGGACTCGGTCTGTACCTATTGCGGCTATGACGTGCCGATCCCGGCCAATCTGGTCACTCCCTACACGCTCGACGGATTCCTGTCCAAAGCGTCGGGCAGTGAGAACATCCCCAGGTCGTTCTTCACCTTCGACCCTGCGGCGGTGTTTGCCTACATCTCCCAACCCTCCGTGCTCGCGACGCCGCGGCAGGGACGTACCGCAGCGGAGCAGGCCGCCGAAGCGGCGCGCGTACAAGCGCTCGCGGGAGGGCCGTACGGCCTACGTAACCGCCCGGCACAGACGCTGGACGTGCAGGAGAAAGTCGTCGCCGGCTACGTCAATGCCAACTTCGGCGGCGACAATTGGTCGGGCAACGTCGGCGCGCGCTTCATCGACACGCGCGTCACCTCGCGCGGGTTCGGCCAGCAGGTGGTCAGCATCTTCGTCAATCCCGGTGACGACAATCTGAAATTCACCTTCGGTGCGCCGCAGGCGATCAAGGTGGACAATCATTATTCCGACCTCCTGCCGTCCGCGTACCTGAAATATGACCTGACGTCGCGGATGTTCCTGCGTGCCGCGGTGTCGAAGACCGTCACACGGCCGACGTTGACCTCGCTGGGCGTCGACAACAGCTATTCGGGGCGGATCACGGCGGCCACATCGGGCGGCGGCAACCCGCTGCTCAAGCCGTTCTGTTCGACTAACTACGATCTGTCCTACGAATATTATCTGAACGACATCAGCTATGTCAGCATGTCCGGCTTCTACAAGCAGGTCTCCGACTTCCTGGAGAGCCAGACCCTGCCTGTGGCGTTCGCGGGCTACACCTTCCAGGACACCCGTACTCGCAACGGCCAGAGCGGCTCGATCGCGGGTGTTGATATCGGCGGCCAATATGCGTTTGACAAATTGCCCGGCGCCCTCTCGGGCTTCGGCAATGCCGGCAATTACACCTATGTGACCAGCAGCGTGTCGCGCAGCTCCGGCACCAGCGACACGCAGTGTGGCTATAATGATCTGTTGCCGCATTCGGCCAACGGCAGCGTGTTCTACCAAAAGTTCGGCCTTCAGGCGCGCGTCTCGTACAGTTGGCGGTCGTCGTCCCTGCGCCAATGCTTCGGCGCGGCATCGCGGTCGGAAAACCGCGCCGCTTATGGCCAGCTGGACGCCAGCCTGGCCTATGACATCACACCTGAAGTTCAGGTCTATGCGCAGGGTGTGAACCTCACCAGCGCCTATGTTCACGATTATTCGGTGCTCGAGGAACGCTTCCTGCTGCTCCAGAACACCGGTGCCCGTTACCTGTTCGGTGTCCGGGCGCGCTTCTGA
- a CDS encoding glycoside hydrolase family 27 protein — MLANVPGAHAAGTPTLLAPRPPMGWNSWNSFATTITEAQARETAAIMRAKLLPFGYDVFTVDIQWYEPEASSYTYNAKPTPAMDGYGRVIPAPNRFPSSADGSGFTKLAADVHAMGMKFGIHVMRGIPRLAVEKNLPILGTRYRAADVADKNSICSWNPDMYGVDMTKPGAQAYYDSIFRLYADWGVDFVKMDDMSRPYDAHAPEIEAAHKAIVNSRRAITLSLSPGETPVVRGGHVREYAQMWRISDDFWDDWGMLEAQFTRLENWNPWRRPGAWPDADMLPLGRLALGQRDTKFTPDEQRTLMTLWSIARSPLIMGGDLRHLDAPTLALLTNRAVLAVNQASTGNQPHFIADGTRIWSARPEDAPARLAVYGYPGKRDGTTQYERWRRLRLCPQKTH; from the coding sequence ATGCTGGCGAACGTGCCGGGCGCGCATGCCGCGGGTACGCCGACGCTGCTGGCGCCGCGCCCTCCGATGGGCTGGAACAGCTGGAACAGTTTCGCGACGACGATCACCGAGGCGCAGGCGCGCGAAACCGCCGCGATCATGCGCGCGAAGTTGCTGCCGTTCGGCTATGACGTCTTCACCGTCGACATCCAGTGGTACGAGCCCGAGGCGTCGAGCTACACCTACAATGCCAAGCCGACGCCGGCGATGGACGGTTATGGCCGGGTTATTCCGGCGCCGAACCGCTTCCCGTCCAGCGCGGACGGATCGGGCTTCACGAAGCTCGCCGCCGACGTTCATGCGATGGGCATGAAGTTCGGCATCCACGTCATGCGCGGCATCCCGCGGCTGGCGGTCGAGAAGAACCTGCCGATCCTCGGCACCCGTTATCGCGCCGCCGATGTCGCGGACAAGAACAGCATCTGTTCGTGGAACCCCGACATGTACGGCGTCGACATGACGAAGCCGGGCGCGCAGGCCTATTACGACAGTATCTTCCGCCTTTATGCCGATTGGGGCGTCGACTTCGTCAAGATGGACGACATGAGCCGCCCCTATGACGCACACGCGCCGGAGATCGAGGCCGCGCACAAGGCGATCGTCAACAGCCGACGCGCGATCACGCTCAGCCTGTCGCCCGGCGAGACGCCGGTGGTCCGCGGCGGGCATGTCCGCGAATATGCGCAGATGTGGCGCATCTCCGACGATTTCTGGGATGATTGGGGGATGCTGGAGGCGCAGTTCACGCGGCTCGAGAACTGGAACCCGTGGCGCCGCCCCGGCGCGTGGCCCGATGCCGACATGCTGCCGCTCGGCCGGCTCGCGCTCGGCCAACGCGACACGAAGTTCACGCCTGACGAACAGCGGACGTTGATGACCCTGTGGTCGATCGCGCGCTCGCCGCTCATCATGGGCGGCGACCTGCGCCACCTCGACGCCCCGACGCTGGCGTTGCTCACCAACCGCGCGGTGCTGGCGGTCAATCAGGCGTCGACCGGCAACCAGCCGCATTTCATCGCGGACGGCACGCGGATCTGGTCCGCGCGCCCCGAGGATGCGCCCGCCCGCTTGGCGGTGTACGGTTATCCAGGAAAGCGCGACGGTACAACGCAGTACGAACGATGGCGTCGCTTGAGGCTATGCCCGCAGAAAACGCATTGA
- a CDS encoding TonB-dependent receptor has translation MVSELILLAAAAGTSAAYPLAEKVPSTIVVEGQRADIGDVKGVPGAVGEAIEGAELDRRKAATPGETLARVPGVHNDYFGPAVGRPTIRGQTGGRVATLLDGLPTRDAAGLGAEHAAAIEPFLAERIEVRKGSAAVPYGGAAIGGAVNLVDGRIPTLRHDGAPTGRAEVRTGDNVGVTTMTRLDGGHGAFAWHLDGLYRYQGDQAIPGRAKADTCRSWKALVSAAPLQALCQVRLAKPTYVLDPTLKRYVDATPVSGQVITALDPMGDADGRLPNSAIRTGAVTAGGSLIVDGGFLGLSIGRYDNSYGVPGFTLITASRTGGSPIGVSVGQTRFDLKGALYDPLPGIATVTLRAAHVRSRDRERLPDRDWSRFDGTGEEARIEIAHRPLGPLSGSIGGQIADHGLRTAETTSYLPSVVTAERSAFLTERLTLSPLILNGGIRYDRVRYDLDEASVRAGRGKGAVYARDTDFHLLSGDVGARLSLFKVLYLNARWSHAERAPGVNELYANGNHFSILTEEQGDARLRKERAETIEVGGGIDARWLTAAVSAYSTTFSDYIYLGNTGVSRTLPVREWRQGDTRFRGIEGEATIRATTGIGQLALHGFGDYVQVRPVFTLPDGYSPFASGATAAFDRQYFRQRLDGDFLPRTPMSRYGGDLGWDSGTLRSSVGAVHYLRQADVAKSEPVSDGFTLVDAHAAYRFGMQARYELFVDATNLRNTEARLHNSFLRLRAPLPGRALALGVRAIF, from the coding sequence ATGGTCTCTGAATTGATCCTGCTGGCAGCTGCCGCAGGGACGAGCGCCGCATATCCGTTGGCCGAGAAGGTGCCGTCGACGATCGTCGTCGAAGGACAGCGTGCCGATATCGGCGACGTCAAGGGTGTGCCCGGCGCTGTCGGTGAGGCGATCGAAGGCGCGGAACTCGACCGCCGCAAGGCGGCGACGCCGGGCGAGACGCTGGCGCGTGTGCCGGGGGTCCACAACGATTATTTCGGTCCCGCGGTCGGTCGCCCGACGATACGTGGCCAGACCGGCGGGCGGGTCGCGACCCTGCTGGACGGCCTGCCGACCCGCGATGCGGCGGGCCTGGGCGCCGAACATGCCGCCGCGATCGAGCCGTTCCTCGCCGAGCGGATCGAGGTGCGAAAGGGCAGCGCCGCCGTCCCCTATGGCGGCGCGGCGATCGGCGGCGCGGTGAACCTCGTCGACGGCCGCATCCCCACGCTGCGGCATGACGGCGCACCGACCGGGCGGGCCGAGGTGCGCACTGGCGATAATGTCGGCGTGACGACGATGACGCGGCTCGACGGCGGGCATGGCGCGTTCGCGTGGCACCTCGACGGGCTGTATCGGTATCAGGGCGATCAAGCGATCCCCGGTCGCGCCAAGGCCGATACGTGCCGCAGCTGGAAGGCGCTCGTTTCTGCCGCGCCGCTGCAGGCGCTCTGCCAAGTCCGGCTGGCCAAACCGACCTATGTCTTGGATCCGACGCTCAAACGCTATGTCGACGCGACACCGGTATCGGGACAGGTCATCACCGCGCTCGACCCAATGGGCGATGCCGACGGACGGCTGCCCAATAGCGCGATCCGGACCGGCGCGGTGACGGCGGGCGGCAGCCTGATCGTCGATGGCGGTTTTCTGGGCCTGTCGATCGGCCGATACGACAACAGCTATGGCGTGCCCGGCTTTACGCTGATCACCGCGTCACGCACCGGCGGGAGCCCGATCGGCGTCAGCGTCGGCCAGACGCGCTTCGACCTGAAAGGCGCGCTCTACGACCCCCTGCCCGGTATCGCGACGGTGACGCTGCGTGCGGCGCATGTCCGTTCGCGCGACCGCGAACGCCTGCCCGATCGCGACTGGAGCCGCTTCGACGGCACCGGCGAGGAGGCGCGCATCGAGATCGCGCACCGACCGCTCGGCCCGCTCAGTGGCTCGATCGGCGGGCAGATCGCCGATCACGGCCTGCGTACCGCCGAGACGACCTCCTATCTGCCGAGCGTCGTCACCGCCGAACGCTCCGCCTTCCTGACCGAGCGGCTGACGCTGTCGCCGCTGATCCTGAATGGCGGCATCCGTTATGATCGGGTGCGCTACGACCTGGACGAAGCCAGCGTGCGGGCGGGGCGGGGGAAGGGCGCGGTCTACGCCCGCGATACCGACTTCCACCTGCTGAGCGGCGATGTCGGCGCACGCTTGTCACTGTTCAAGGTCCTCTACCTGAACGCACGCTGGTCCCATGCCGAACGGGCGCCGGGCGTCAACGAGCTTTACGCCAACGGCAATCACTTCTCGATCCTGACCGAGGAGCAGGGCGACGCGCGGTTGCGCAAGGAGCGGGCCGAGACGATCGAGGTCGGGGGTGGCATCGACGCGCGCTGGCTGACCGCCGCGGTGTCCGCCTATAGCACGACATTCTCGGACTATATCTATCTCGGCAACACCGGCGTGTCGCGGACCCTGCCGGTCCGCGAATGGCGACAGGGCGACACCCGCTTCCGTGGCATCGAGGGCGAGGCGACGATCCGCGCGACGACGGGCATCGGCCAATTAGCGCTGCATGGCTTTGGCGATTATGTGCAGGTCCGCCCGGTCTTTACCTTGCCCGACGGCTATAGCCCGTTTGCCAGCGGCGCGACGGCGGCGTTCGACCGACAATATTTCCGGCAGCGGCTCGACGGCGATTTTCTCCCGCGCACGCCAATGTCGCGTTATGGTGGCGATCTGGGCTGGGACAGCGGTACGCTCCGCTCGTCGGTCGGGGCCGTCCACTACCTCCGACAGGCGGATGTCGCCAAGAGCGAACCGGTATCCGACGGCTTCACGCTGGTCGACGCCCATGCCGCTTACCGCTTCGGAATGCAGGCCCGCTATGAGCTGTTCGTCGACGCGACCAACCTGCGCAATACGGAGGCGCGGCTGCACAATTCCTTCCTGCGACTGCGCGCGCCGCTGCCCGGCCGTGCGCTGGCCCTTGGGGTGCGAGCGATATTCTGA
- a CDS encoding GTP-binding protein: MVPEFIHDTRLPVTVLSGFLGAGKTTLLNHILANREGRRVAVIVNDMSEVNIDADLVRGGEAALSRSEEALVEMTNGCICCTLRDDLLAEVRALAEAGRFDYLVIESTGISEPLPVATTFSFRDEAGVSLGDVARLDTMVTVVDALNLLADYSSQDFLADRGETLGEDDTRSLVGLLVEQIEFADVVVVNKASSVSAEQLVIVKKLVASLNADAMIVTADHGRVDLDLILATGLFDEEKASRHPLWAKELYGYAHHQPETEEYGIESFVYRAKRPFDPAKFHAFLTDGGLDHVVRAKGHFWLATRPDWVGELAVAGSQTETARMGRWWASIPKNQWPDDGRFEDFVAKHWDAIWGDRRQELVFIGIGMDEARIRARLDACLVPASAFTPMLWTGLRDPFPAWGERQLEAAE, translated from the coding sequence ATGGTGCCCGAGTTCATCCACGATACGCGCCTGCCGGTGACGGTGCTGTCCGGCTTCCTCGGGGCGGGGAAGACGACGTTGTTGAACCACATCCTCGCCAATCGTGAGGGGCGTCGCGTCGCGGTGATCGTCAACGACATGTCCGAGGTGAACATCGACGCCGATCTCGTCCGGGGCGGAGAGGCGGCGCTGTCGCGGTCGGAGGAGGCGCTGGTCGAGATGACCAACGGCTGCATCTGCTGCACGCTGCGCGACGACCTGCTGGCGGAGGTCCGTGCGCTCGCCGAGGCGGGGCGATTCGACTATTTGGTGATCGAGAGCACGGGCATCTCCGAGCCGCTGCCCGTCGCCACCACCTTCTCCTTCCGCGACGAAGCGGGCGTGTCGCTGGGCGATGTCGCCCGGCTCGACACGATGGTGACGGTGGTCGACGCACTCAACCTGCTCGCCGACTATTCCAGTCAGGACTTTCTGGCCGATCGCGGCGAAACCCTGGGCGAGGACGATACGCGCAGCCTCGTCGGCCTGCTGGTCGAACAGATCGAGTTCGCCGATGTGGTCGTCGTCAACAAGGCGTCGTCGGTATCGGCGGAACAGCTGGTGATCGTGAAGAAGCTGGTCGCCAGCCTAAACGCCGATGCGATGATCGTTACTGCCGATCACGGCCGCGTCGATCTCGACCTCATCCTCGCCACCGGGCTGTTCGATGAGGAGAAGGCGTCGCGCCATCCCTTGTGGGCGAAGGAACTCTACGGCTACGCCCATCATCAGCCCGAAACCGAGGAATACGGGATCGAGAGCTTCGTCTATCGCGCAAAGCGACCGTTCGATCCGGCGAAGTTCCATGCCTTTCTTACGGATGGCGGCCTCGACCATGTCGTCCGCGCCAAGGGGCATTTCTGGCTGGCGACGCGGCCCGACTGGGTCGGCGAACTGGCGGTGGCGGGCAGCCAGACCGAAACCGCGCGTATGGGCCGCTGGTGGGCGAGCATCCCGAAGAACCAATGGCCCGATGACGGCCGCTTCGAAGACTTCGTGGCGAAGCACTGGGACGCGATCTGGGGCGACCGGCGACAGGAGCTGGTATTCATCGGCATCGGCATGGATGAGGCGCGCATCCGCGCGCGGCTCGATGCCTGCCTCGTCCCAGCCAGCGCCTTCACGCCCATGCTATGGACGGGCTTGCGTGATCCGTTCCCGGCATGGGGTGAGCGGCAGCTGGAAGCCGCCGAATGA
- a CDS encoding DUF1826 domain-containing protein gives MNLDTMARDVAVGAQVEVLEGIGHEDTALAIWERPALPALHAALTLLDLDAVDDVVAEIATNAALDDLLRAAGYPEAVVDAIAADIVLLAHHHAELTDADRLSLKLEVVETDACRRFHADYVTLRMLCTYVGPGTQWQRVADPDTIGQVPTGAVAVFKGRLLLDPPAVLHRSPPIIASGERRLLLAIDPA, from the coding sequence ATGAACCTCGACACCATGGCGCGCGACGTGGCGGTCGGCGCGCAGGTGGAAGTGCTGGAGGGCATCGGGCATGAAGACACCGCATTGGCGATATGGGAGCGTCCCGCGCTTCCCGCGCTGCACGCGGCACTTACGCTACTCGACCTCGACGCGGTCGACGATGTTGTTGCCGAGATCGCCACCAATGCCGCGCTGGATGATCTTCTGCGCGCCGCCGGATACCCGGAGGCCGTTGTCGATGCGATCGCCGCCGACATCGTCCTGCTGGCCCACCACCATGCCGAACTGACCGATGCCGATCGCCTGTCGCTGAAGCTGGAGGTGGTGGAAACCGACGCCTGCCGCCGCTTCCACGCCGATTACGTCACGCTACGGATGCTGTGCACCTATGTCGGTCCCGGAACCCAGTGGCAGCGCGTCGCCGATCCCGACACGATTGGCCAAGTGCCGACCGGCGCGGTCGCGGTGTTCAAGGGCCGACTGCTGCTCGACCCGCCGGCGGTGCTGCACCGCTCGCCCCCGATCATCGCCAGCGGCGAGCGCCGCCTGCTTCTCGCTATCGATCCGGCCTAA